A single window of Lathamus discolor isolate bLatDis1 chromosome 20, bLatDis1.hap1, whole genome shotgun sequence DNA harbors:
- the SOST gene encoding sclerostin: MQIPWAVCSVCVLTQMAFRSVEGWQVFKNDATEIIPEITENTETPMEQTFSNNNTMNQAKHGGRHIQQAPDPNDASDFSCREMRTTRYVTEGPCRSIKPVKELVCSGQCVPSHLLPNSIGRGKWWRQNSLDYRCIPAHTRTQRIQMACPEEETRTYKFRAVTSCKCKRYTRYHNQSELKDFGKEPARPQKNKKPRLSRARSSKSNQHELENAY, from the exons ATGCAGATCCCTTGGGCTGTGTGCTCTGTCTGTGTCTTAACACAAATGGCATTTCGATCTGTGGAAGGGTGGCAAGTGTTTAAAAATGATGCTACAGAAATCATTCCTGAGATCACCGAAAACACAGAAACACCGATGGAGCAGACTTTCAGCAACAACAACACAATGAACCAGGCAAAGCATGGAGGAAGACACATACAACAAGCTCCAGATCCTAACG ATGCTTCCGacttcagctgcagagagatGCGAACCACCCGCTATGTCACAGAGGGGCCCTGCCGCAGCATCAAGCCCGTCAAGGAACTGGTGTGCTCTGGTCAGTGTGTCCCCTCACACCTCCTGCCCAACTCCATCGGTAGAGGGAAGTGGTGGCGGCAGAACTCCCTGGATTATCGCTGCATCCCTGCTCACACTCGCACGCAGCGCATCCAGATGGCCTGTCCTGAGGAAGAGACTCGGACTTACAAATTCCGAGCTGTCACGTCCTGCAAATGCAAGCGCTACACTCGCTACCACAACCAGTCCGAGCTGAAGGACTTTGGGAAGGAACCTGCCAGGCCTCAGAAGAACAAGAAGCCTCGTCTCTCCAGGGCAAGGAGCAGCAAATCTAACCAGCATGAGTTAGAAAATGCTTATTAG